A section of the Primulina eburnea isolate SZY01 chromosome 1, ASM2296580v1, whole genome shotgun sequence genome encodes:
- the LOC140823630 gene encoding GCN5-related N-acetyltransferase 8-like: protein MAAAAAPPPPPSAAAITLPGSIPTGHTLFTRIRLATNEDVPHIHKLIHQMAVFEHLTHLFSATIDSLSETLFPPHPLPPFTSFTVFLLELSPSPFPPAQNNPHFTPLLKSFNLDLPVEDPEKESFRSSAVDVIFNDVTVGGFVLFFPNYSSFLAKPGFYIEDIFVRECYRRNGLGKMLLSAVAAQAAKMGYGRVEWVVLDWNINAITFYEQMGAQVLPEWRICRLTGEILQAYAHVNL, encoded by the coding sequence ATGGCAGCCGCTGcagctccacctcctccgccgTCAGCCGCCGCCATCACCTTACCGGGATCCATTCCAACTGGCCATACACTTTTCACGCGCATCCGCCTCGCTACAAATGAAGACGTGCCCCATATCCACAAGCTCATCCACCAAATGGCCGTATTCGAGCACCTCACCCACCTCTTCTCCGCCACCATCGACTCCCTCTCGGAGACCCTCTTCCCCCCACACCCTCTTCCGCCATTCACTTCCTTCACCGTCTTCCTCCTGGAACTCTCCCCTTCCCCGTTCCCACCAGCCCAGAACAACCCCCATTTCACCCCGCTCCTGAAATCCTTCAACCTGGACCTCCCAGTTGAAGACCCGGAGAAGGAGAGTTTCAGAAGCAGTGCTGTTGATGTGATTTTTAATGACGTTACCGTTGGTGGGTTCGTGTTGTTTTTCCCCAATTACTCCTCGTTTCTGGCGAAACCCGGCTTCTATATTGAGGATATCTTTGTAAGGGAATGTTACAGGAGGAATGGATTGGGCAAGATGCTGCTTTCTGCAGTGGCTGCGCAGGCGGCGAAGATGGGGTACGGGAGGGTGGAGTGGGTGGTACTGGATTGGAATATTAACGCCATTACATTTTACGAGCAGATGGGGGCGCAGGTTCTTCCGGAGTGGAGGATCTGTAGGCTCACCGGTGAGATCCTTCAGGCTTATGCTCATGTTAACCTTTGA